The Saccharothrix variisporea genome has a segment encoding these proteins:
- a CDS encoding MarR family winged helix-turn-helix transcriptional regulator, whose product MADHVDLVLSQWHARRPDLDVSPMAVLGRLSRFARVVEAAQRDTFARHGLDRASFDVLATLRRSDPPHCLTPTELMRASMVTSGAITQRLDRLEARGLVSRRPSEVDGRGVVVSLTDEGRTLVDAALPDHIATGNRLLAALDPDAREALAATLRTLLEAHES is encoded by the coding sequence GTGGCAGACCACGTCGACCTCGTCCTGAGCCAGTGGCACGCGCGGCGGCCCGACCTGGACGTGTCCCCGATGGCGGTGCTCGGCCGCCTCAGCCGCTTCGCCCGGGTGGTCGAGGCCGCCCAGCGCGACACGTTCGCCCGGCACGGCCTCGACCGGGCGTCCTTCGACGTCCTGGCCACCCTGCGGCGCAGCGACCCGCCGCACTGCCTGACGCCCACGGAGCTGATGCGGGCCTCGATGGTCACCTCGGGAGCGATCACCCAGCGTCTGGACCGCCTGGAGGCCCGGGGGCTGGTGAGCCGGCGGCCCAGCGAGGTGGACGGCCGCGGGGTCGTCGTCTCGCTGACCGACGAGGGCCGGACCCTGGTCGACGCGGCCCTGCCCGACCACATCGCCACCGGCAACCGCCTGCTCGCGGCCCTCGACCCGGACGCCCGCGAGGCCCTCGCCGCCACCCTCCGCACCCTGCTGGAGGCGCACGAGTCCTAG
- a CDS encoding peptidase inhibitor family I36 protein codes for MRKIALAGAVVVAAALVGATPAAATVSPHCQDGGYCLFSGTNFTGTKAVLPTTRGCRAVSTLGFTPARSAARGYGDGYALELYSDTSCTTSVATVFDEVPDTNARSYALIPIPG; via the coding sequence ATGAGGAAGATCGCCCTTGCCGGCGCGGTCGTCGTGGCCGCCGCGTTGGTCGGCGCCACGCCGGCCGCCGCGACGGTCAGCCCGCACTGCCAGGACGGCGGCTACTGCCTGTTCTCCGGCACGAACTTCACCGGCACGAAGGCCGTGCTGCCGACCACCCGCGGCTGCCGCGCGGTGAGCACGCTCGGCTTCACGCCCGCGCGCTCGGCGGCTCGCGGCTACGGGGACGGGTACGCGCTGGAGCTGTACTCGGACACGTCCTGCACCACCTCGGTGGCCACCGTGTTCGACGAGGTCCCGGACACGAACGCCCGGTCCTACGCGCTCATCCCGATCCCGGGCTGA
- a CDS encoding serine hydrolase domain-containing protein yields MQRLSLVALVAALCITPAVAHAQTAVDPQAALDSYRTTAGGPGAALLTHDRTLRSGSASITENRPIGPDDRFRAASQTKTFTAVAVLQLVDDGRIDLDATVERYLPGVVTGNGHDGAKITVRQVLQQTSGITSNTGSPQPQADGTYTLRELVRAGLTTPPRNAPGTAFEYSNTNFALAGLLVEQVTGRPVGDVLTDRIITPLGLTRTEYPRTRSMAAPFVPGYAGARFGPFFFWLDRTDSVEPSFVASAGAIVSSQRDLATFQRAILDGRLLSANTLREMRTTVPMPGVAADSHYGLGLWRLALTCGGEAWGHFGDLTSGHSSGTFATDDGRVAALVTNTIVFSEPSTTRIQVIDAALCA; encoded by the coding sequence GTGCAACGCCTGTCCTTGGTGGCCCTGGTCGCCGCTTTATGCATCACCCCGGCGGTCGCCCACGCTCAAACGGCCGTCGATCCGCAAGCCGCGCTCGACTCGTACCGCACCACCGCCGGCGGCCCCGGCGCAGCGCTCCTGACCCACGACCGCACCCTGCGCAGCGGGTCGGCGAGCATCACCGAGAACCGGCCCATCGGCCCGGACGACCGGTTCCGCGCCGCCAGCCAGACCAAGACGTTCACCGCCGTCGCCGTGCTCCAGCTCGTCGACGACGGCCGGATCGACCTCGACGCGACCGTCGAGCGCTACCTGCCCGGCGTGGTCACCGGAAACGGCCACGACGGCGCCAAGATCACCGTCCGCCAGGTGCTCCAGCAGACCAGCGGCATCACGTCGAACACCGGCAGCCCGCAGCCCCAGGCCGACGGCACCTACACCCTGCGCGAGCTGGTCCGCGCCGGTCTCACCACCCCGCCGCGCAACGCGCCCGGTACCGCGTTCGAGTACTCCAACACCAACTTCGCACTGGCCGGCCTGCTGGTCGAGCAGGTCACCGGCCGGCCGGTCGGTGACGTCCTGACCGACCGGATCATCACCCCGCTCGGCCTGACCCGCACCGAGTACCCGCGCACCCGGTCGATGGCGGCCCCGTTCGTCCCCGGCTACGCGGGCGCGCGCTTCGGCCCGTTCTTCTTCTGGCTGGACCGCACCGACTCGGTGGAACCCTCGTTCGTCGCCTCCGCGGGCGCGATCGTGTCGTCCCAGCGGGACCTGGCGACCTTCCAGCGGGCGATCCTCGACGGGCGGCTCCTGTCCGCGAACACCCTGCGCGAGATGCGCACGACGGTCCCCATGCCCGGCGTCGCCGCCGACTCGCACTACGGCCTGGGCCTTTGGCGGCTCGCGCTGACCTGCGGCGGCGAGGCGTGGGGCCACTTCGGTGACCTGACCTCCGGCCACTCGTCGGGCACGTTCGCCACCGACGACGGCCGCGTGGCGGCGCTGGTCACCAACACGATCGTCTTCAGCGAGCCGTCCACCACGCGCATCCAGGTGATCGACGCGGCCCTCTGCGCCTGA
- a CDS encoding acyl-CoA dehydrogenase family protein, which produces MTAVDPDRHVDERVARKVAEQARETRWKHPSFGKELFLGHFRLDLIHPHPSGSADDRERGEEFLGELREFCETIDGAAIERDARIPDDVLVGLKRLGAFGMKIKPEYGGLGLSQVYYNRALMLVGSANPALSAMLSAHQSIGVPQPLALFGTDEQKREYLPRCAAGEISAFLLTEPDVGSDPARLGTTATPVDGGYVLNGVKLWTTNGVVADLLVVMAQVPGKGITAFVVEGDSPGITVENRNEFLGLRGLENGVTRFHEVHVPESNRIGAEGAGLKIALTTLNTGRLSLPALCAGAAKWCLKIAREWSSERVQWGLPVGKHEAIAGKIAFIAATAYALEAVLDLASELADAGRHDIRIEAALAKLYGSEMAWLVADELVQLRGGRGYETAESMARRGERGVPAEQLLRDLRINRIFEGSTEIMHLLIAREAVDAHLAVAGDIIDPEADNRAKARAVARAGGFYAKWLPTLVVGRGQVPKAYGEFGPLATHLRFVERSSRKLARQTFYAMSRWQGRMERKQRFLARVVDIGAELFAISASCVKAAADGDRAVELADAFAKQSRVRVDELFERLWTNADDSDAVLAKHVLEGRFTWLEEGVLDASSPGPWIADSTHHASTAENVHRPTPRP; this is translated from the coding sequence ATGACCGCAGTGGACCCCGACCGGCACGTGGACGAGCGCGTCGCGCGCAAGGTCGCCGAGCAGGCGCGCGAGACGCGGTGGAAGCACCCGAGCTTCGGCAAGGAGCTGTTCCTCGGGCACTTCCGGCTCGACCTGATCCACCCCCACCCCTCCGGTTCCGCCGACGACCGCGAGCGCGGCGAGGAGTTCCTCGGCGAGCTGCGCGAGTTCTGCGAGACCATCGACGGCGCGGCGATCGAGCGCGACGCCCGCATCCCCGACGACGTCCTGGTCGGCTTGAAGCGGCTGGGCGCGTTCGGCATGAAGATCAAGCCCGAGTACGGCGGCCTGGGCCTGTCCCAGGTGTACTACAACCGCGCGCTGATGCTGGTCGGCTCGGCCAACCCGGCGTTGAGCGCGATGCTGTCCGCGCACCAGTCCATCGGCGTGCCGCAGCCGCTGGCGCTGTTCGGCACCGACGAGCAGAAGCGGGAGTACCTGCCCCGGTGCGCGGCGGGGGAGATCAGCGCGTTCCTGCTCACCGAGCCGGACGTCGGCAGCGACCCCGCCCGCCTGGGCACCACCGCCACCCCCGTGGACGGCGGGTACGTGCTCAACGGCGTGAAGCTGTGGACCACGAACGGTGTCGTCGCGGACCTGCTGGTCGTGATGGCGCAGGTGCCGGGCAAGGGCATCACGGCGTTCGTGGTCGAGGGCGACTCGCCGGGCATCACCGTGGAGAACCGCAACGAGTTCCTCGGCCTGCGCGGCTTGGAGAACGGCGTGACCCGGTTCCACGAGGTCCACGTGCCCGAGTCCAACCGGATCGGCGCGGAGGGGGCGGGCCTGAAGATCGCCCTGACGACCCTGAACACCGGCAGGCTGTCCTTGCCGGCGCTGTGCGCGGGTGCGGCCAAGTGGTGCCTCAAGATCGCCCGCGAGTGGTCGTCGGAGCGGGTGCAGTGGGGGTTGCCGGTCGGCAAGCACGAGGCCATCGCGGGCAAGATCGCCTTCATCGCGGCGACCGCGTACGCGCTGGAGGCCGTGCTGGACCTGGCCAGTGAACTGGCCGACGCGGGCCGGCACGACATCCGCATCGAGGCGGCGCTGGCCAAGCTGTACGGGTCGGAGATGGCGTGGCTGGTGGCCGACGAGCTCGTGCAGCTGCGGGGCGGGCGCGGGTACGAGACGGCGGAGTCGATGGCCCGGCGCGGCGAGCGGGGGGTGCCGGCCGAGCAGTTGCTGCGGGACCTGCGGATCAACCGGATCTTCGAGGGTTCCACGGAGATCATGCACCTGCTCATCGCCCGCGAGGCCGTGGACGCGCACCTGGCCGTGGCCGGCGACATCATCGACCCCGAGGCGGACAACCGGGCGAAGGCACGCGCGGTGGCGCGGGCGGGTGGGTTCTACGCGAAGTGGCTGCCGACGCTGGTGGTGGGGCGCGGCCAGGTCCCCAAGGCCTACGGAGAGTTTGGTCCACTCGCGACGCACCTGCGGTTCGTGGAGCGGTCGAGCCGGAAGCTGGCGCGGCAGACGTTCTACGCGATGTCCCGGTGGCAGGGTCGGATGGAGCGCAAGCAGCGGTTCCTGGCCCGGGTGGTGGACATCGGGGCGGAGCTGTTCGCCATCAGCGCCTCGTGCGTGAAGGCGGCGGCGGACGGCGACCGGGCGGTGGAACTGGCGGACGCTTTCGCGAAGCAGTCTCGCGTTCGGGTGGACGAGCTGTTCGAGCGCTTGTGGACGAACGCCGACGACTCGGACGCGGTGCTGGCGAAGCACGTGCTGGAGGGTCGGTTCACGTGGCTGGAGGAGGGCGTGCTGGACGCTTCCTCGCCCGGTCCGTGGATCGCGGACTCGACACACCACGCCTCGACGGCCGAGAACGTCCACCGCCCGACCCCGAGGCCCTGA
- a CDS encoding ROK family transcriptional regulator, which produces MTVRKSPQVGTPAGMRVLNQRAVLDRLRRGGPATRPQIAKDTGLSKPTVGQALLDLEQHRLVRPIGRTTAGPGRSAMVYEVNPAAGHVLGVDIGRQRIRVAVADLAGSVIARVDERNRCRTAGALVRTVRDLAVRTVSDAGLSLSDLVVKVVGTPGVPRDRTLHHAPNLPGWERPGLLDELETSLGPDLVVENDANLAAVGEHTYGAGRGVDVFVCVTVGTGIGMGIVVDGRLFRGAHGAAGEVGYLPYPSDVDSTRGRLESAVAAESVVASARCQGLGGVKSARDVFALARGGDTRALDVVRDEAERLAFVVASVAAVIDPELVVLGGGIGGNAELLGPPLEAALARLTPLTPRIVAGELGDGAVLSGAVAMGLAAARDLVFDRRGTVTL; this is translated from the coding sequence GTGACGGTCCGGAAGTCCCCCCAGGTGGGCACCCCCGCGGGCATGCGCGTGCTGAACCAGCGGGCGGTGCTGGACCGGTTGCGGCGCGGCGGCCCGGCGACCCGGCCGCAGATCGCGAAGGACACCGGACTGTCCAAACCGACCGTGGGCCAGGCGTTGCTGGACCTGGAGCAGCACCGGCTGGTGCGCCCCATCGGCCGCACGACGGCCGGGCCGGGGCGGTCGGCGATGGTGTACGAGGTGAACCCGGCGGCCGGGCACGTGCTGGGCGTGGACATCGGGCGGCAGCGCATCCGGGTGGCCGTGGCGGACCTGGCGGGGTCGGTGATCGCGCGGGTCGACGAGCGCAACCGGTGCCGGACGGCGGGCGCCCTGGTGCGGACGGTGCGGGACCTGGCGGTGCGGACGGTGTCCGACGCGGGGTTGTCGCTGTCCGACCTGGTGGTGAAGGTCGTGGGGACGCCCGGTGTGCCGCGCGACCGGACCCTGCACCACGCGCCGAACCTGCCCGGGTGGGAGCGGCCGGGGCTGCTGGACGAGCTGGAGACCTCGCTCGGGCCGGACCTGGTGGTGGAGAACGACGCGAACCTGGCGGCGGTCGGCGAGCACACGTACGGCGCCGGGCGCGGCGTCGACGTGTTCGTGTGCGTGACGGTCGGGACCGGGATCGGCATGGGGATCGTGGTGGACGGCCGGTTGTTCCGCGGGGCGCACGGTGCCGCCGGGGAGGTCGGGTACCTGCCGTATCCGTCCGATGTGGACAGCACGCGCGGGCGGCTGGAGTCGGCCGTGGCGGCGGAGTCGGTGGTGGCTTCGGCGCGGTGCCAGGGGTTGGGCGGGGTGAAGTCGGCTCGGGACGTGTTCGCGTTGGCGCGGGGTGGTGACACGCGGGCGTTGGACGTGGTGCGGGACGAGGCCGAGCGGCTGGCGTTCGTGGTGGCGTCCGTGGCGGCGGTGATCGACCCGGAGCTGGTGGTGCTGGGTGGTGGGATCGGCGGCAACGCGGAGCTGCTCGGGCCACCGCTGGAGGCGGCGCTGGCGCGGTTGACGCCGTTGACCCCGCGGATCGTGGCCGGCGAGTTGGGCGATGGCGCGGTGTTGAGCGGAGCCGTCGCGATGGGCTTGGCGGCGGCCCGCGATCTTGTGTTCGACCGGCGCGGGACCGTTACTCTCTGA
- a CDS encoding GH92 family glycosyl hydrolase — translation MRHMRSRRSLVILLTAALAAGSVGGWSHATAAPGEPAVSETLFATSFEDGQPQPKWASTVETGPDGTPKTAGVNGSDSTGIPGNVTDRIVDVAANSEYVEAGEVKENLVDGNTASKWLTFTRTGWVRFTFAEPVAVQRYALTSANDAPERDPRDWTLRGSNDGTTWTALDTRAGEAFTERFQTKTYDTANTTAFRLYQLDISANYGGVGLIQLAEVQFSDGSTTPPAQNMRTTVGKGANGGYNAKAGMGFTGVKALRYQGTHVAEGRGYSYNKVFEVDISVTETTELSYLVFPSFITDDLNYPSTYAAIDLAFSDGTYLSDLGARDQHGFELSPRGQGAAKSLYTNQWNRVASVIGSVAAGKTIKRVLVAYDNPRGPASFSGWFDDIAVKSAPATVAKPRPTDHVLTTRGTNSSGSFSRGNNFPATAVPHGFNFWSPMTNAGSISWLYEYAKANNRDNLPTLQAFTASHEPSPWMGDRQTFQVMPSTGTPTADRAMRALPFRHENETAQAHYYGVKFENGMRAEIAPTDHAAVFRFTFTGDSSNLVFDNVNNSGGLTLDAASGVVTGFSDVKSGLSTGATRLFVYGKVNRPVTGSGRLTGVGRDNVAGYLQFDTSSDKAVELRIATSLLGVEQARRNLELEVSTSDTFESVRDRAQQAWDKVLGMIEVEGATEDQLTTLYSNLYRLYLYPNSGFENVGTASEPKYQYASPVQSAGPSTPTKTGAKVVDGKIYVNNGFWDTYRTTWPAYSLFTPRKAGELADGFVQQYRDGGWISRWSSPGYANLMTGTSSDVAFADAFVKGVKDFDAKAAFEAAVKNATVAPPNAGVGRKGLDTSIFTGYTSTATGEGMSWAIEGYVNDYGIANMARELYQQTGDAEYLAQSEYFANRAQNYVHMFDPNTGFFQGRNPDGTWRAPASEYDPREWGHDYTETDGWNMAFSVPHDGQGLANLYGGRAGLASKLDEFFATPETAKFPGSYGGVIHEMTEARDVRMGQLGHSNQVSHHITYMYDYAGQPWKTQEKVREILSRLYLGSEIGQGYPGDEDNGEQSAWWLFSALGFYPLQMGNSTYAIGSPLFKKATVHLENGSTLVVNAPANSARNIYVQSLKVNGKAWDKAYLPHSAIAAGGTLDFEMGASPSSWATGADAAPPSLTSGNEPPKPLRDVTSLGSVSGAPASVLDNTSQTSGSLSWLQVDLKDKKEKVEFYTLTSGKGSGDPSSWVLKGSYDGKSWSTVDERTGVVFAHRQQTRAFKIARAGHYQYYRLEFPGAVTVAEVELLAKPFVTCTSTITGEHAGPLRVEGAVCVDGGSVTGPVTVAAGASLYVFGGRLEGPLTASGAASVVLVEATVGGPVSVTGATGEVSLERTSVGGPVNLVGNRGGTVVAGNTVGGPLSCGTSTPPPVDNGWPNDVRGPKSGQCSAF, via the coding sequence ATGAGGCACATGCGAAGTCGGAGATCCCTGGTCATCCTGTTGACCGCTGCGCTGGCCGCGGGGTCCGTGGGAGGCTGGTCGCACGCGACCGCCGCACCGGGGGAGCCAGCCGTGAGCGAGACCCTGTTCGCCACGTCGTTCGAGGACGGGCAGCCGCAGCCCAAGTGGGCGAGCACCGTGGAGACGGGCCCCGACGGCACCCCGAAGACCGCCGGCGTCAACGGTTCCGACTCGACCGGCATCCCCGGCAACGTCACCGACCGGATCGTCGACGTCGCCGCCAACTCCGAGTACGTGGAAGCCGGTGAGGTCAAGGAGAACCTCGTCGACGGCAACACCGCGTCCAAGTGGCTGACCTTCACCCGCACCGGCTGGGTCCGCTTCACCTTCGCCGAACCGGTGGCGGTCCAGCGGTACGCGCTGACCTCCGCCAACGACGCCCCCGAGCGCGACCCGCGCGACTGGACCCTGCGCGGCTCCAACGACGGCACGACGTGGACGGCGCTGGACACCCGCGCCGGCGAGGCGTTCACCGAGCGCTTCCAGACCAAGACCTACGACACCGCCAACACGACGGCGTTCCGCCTCTACCAACTCGACATCAGCGCGAACTACGGCGGCGTCGGCCTGATCCAGCTCGCCGAGGTCCAGTTCAGCGACGGCTCCACCACCCCGCCCGCGCAGAACATGCGCACCACCGTCGGCAAGGGCGCCAACGGCGGGTACAACGCGAAGGCGGGCATGGGCTTCACCGGCGTGAAGGCGTTGCGGTACCAGGGAACGCACGTTGCGGAGGGTCGGGGCTACTCGTACAACAAGGTCTTCGAGGTCGACATCTCCGTCACGGAGACCACCGAGCTGTCCTACCTGGTGTTCCCGTCGTTCATCACCGACGACCTGAACTACCCGAGCACGTACGCGGCGATCGACCTCGCCTTCTCGGACGGCACCTACCTGTCCGACCTCGGGGCGCGCGACCAGCACGGGTTCGAGCTGTCCCCGCGCGGCCAGGGCGCGGCGAAGTCGTTGTACACCAACCAGTGGAACCGGGTCGCGTCGGTGATCGGGTCCGTCGCGGCGGGCAAGACGATCAAGCGCGTCCTCGTGGCGTACGACAACCCGCGCGGACCGGCGTCCTTCAGCGGCTGGTTCGACGACATCGCCGTGAAGTCCGCGCCCGCGACCGTCGCCAAGCCGCGCCCGACCGACCACGTCCTGACCACCCGTGGCACCAACTCCAGCGGCAGCTTCTCTCGCGGCAACAACTTCCCGGCCACGGCCGTGCCGCACGGGTTCAACTTCTGGTCGCCGATGACCAACGCCGGCTCGATCAGCTGGCTGTACGAGTACGCCAAGGCCAACAACCGGGACAACCTGCCGACGCTCCAAGCGTTCACCGCGAGCCACGAGCCCAGCCCGTGGATGGGTGACCGGCAGACGTTCCAGGTGATGCCGTCCACCGGCACGCCCACCGCCGACCGGGCGATGCGCGCGCTGCCGTTCAGGCACGAGAACGAAACCGCGCAAGCCCACTACTACGGCGTGAAGTTCGAGAACGGGATGCGCGCGGAGATCGCGCCGACCGACCACGCCGCTGTGTTCCGCTTCACCTTCACCGGCGACAGCTCGAACCTGGTGTTCGACAACGTCAACAACAGCGGTGGGCTGACGCTGGACGCCGCTTCCGGAGTGGTGACGGGGTTCTCGGACGTCAAGAGCGGCCTGTCGACCGGTGCTACCAGGTTGTTCGTGTACGGCAAGGTGAACCGGCCGGTGACGGGCAGCGGGCGGTTGACCGGCGTCGGCCGGGACAACGTGGCCGGCTACCTCCAGTTCGACACGTCGTCGGACAAGGCCGTCGAGCTGCGCATCGCCACGTCGTTGCTGGGCGTCGAGCAGGCGCGGCGCAACCTGGAGCTGGAGGTGTCCACTTCGGACACGTTCGAGTCGGTGCGCGACCGTGCCCAGCAGGCGTGGGACAAGGTGCTGGGCATGATCGAGGTCGAGGGGGCGACCGAGGACCAGCTCACCACGCTGTACTCCAACCTGTACCGGCTGTACCTGTACCCGAACTCGGGCTTCGAGAACGTCGGCACGGCTTCGGAACCGAAGTACCAGTACGCCTCCCCGGTGCAGTCGGCCGGCCCGTCGACGCCGACGAAGACCGGCGCGAAGGTCGTGGACGGCAAGATCTACGTCAACAACGGGTTCTGGGACACCTACCGCACCACCTGGCCCGCCTACAGCCTGTTCACACCGCGCAAGGCCGGCGAGCTGGCGGACGGGTTCGTGCAGCAGTACCGGGACGGCGGCTGGATCTCCCGCTGGTCCTCGCCCGGGTACGCCAACCTGATGACCGGCACCAGCTCGGACGTGGCCTTCGCGGACGCCTTCGTCAAGGGCGTCAAGGACTTCGACGCCAAGGCGGCCTTCGAGGCGGCGGTGAAGAACGCGACCGTCGCGCCGCCGAACGCGGGCGTGGGCCGCAAGGGCTTGGACACCTCGATCTTCACCGGCTACACGTCCACCGCGACCGGCGAGGGCATGTCGTGGGCGATCGAGGGTTACGTCAACGACTACGGCATCGCGAACATGGCGCGTGAGCTGTACCAGCAGACCGGTGACGCGGAGTACCTGGCGCAGAGCGAGTACTTCGCCAACCGCGCGCAGAACTACGTCCACATGTTCGACCCGAACACCGGCTTCTTCCAGGGCCGCAACCCCGACGGCACCTGGCGTGCCCCGGCCTCGGAGTACGACCCGCGCGAGTGGGGCCACGACTACACCGAGACCGACGGCTGGAACATGGCGTTCTCGGTGCCGCACGACGGCCAGGGCCTGGCGAACCTGTACGGCGGTCGGGCCGGGCTGGCGTCGAAGCTGGACGAGTTCTTCGCCACGCCCGAGACCGCGAAGTTCCCCGGCTCGTACGGCGGCGTCATCCACGAGATGACCGAGGCGCGGGACGTGCGGATGGGGCAGCTGGGGCACAGCAACCAGGTGTCCCACCACATCACCTACATGTACGACTACGCAGGGCAGCCGTGGAAGACGCAGGAGAAGGTGCGCGAGATCCTGTCGCGGCTCTACCTCGGCAGCGAGATCGGGCAGGGCTACCCGGGTGACGAGGACAACGGCGAGCAGTCGGCGTGGTGGCTGTTCAGCGCGCTGGGCTTCTACCCGTTGCAGATGGGCAACTCCACGTACGCCATCGGCTCGCCGCTGTTCAAGAAGGCGACCGTGCACCTGGAGAACGGCTCCACGCTGGTGGTGAACGCGCCGGCGAACAGCGCGCGCAACATCTACGTGCAGTCGTTGAAGGTCAACGGGAAGGCGTGGGACAAGGCTTACCTGCCGCACTCGGCCATCGCTGCCGGCGGCACGCTGGACTTCGAGATGGGCGCCTCGCCGTCGTCGTGGGCCACCGGGGCGGACGCCGCGCCGCCGTCGCTGACCAGCGGGAACGAGCCGCCCAAGCCCCTGCGGGACGTCACTTCCCTTGGTTCCGTGTCCGGTGCTCCGGCTTCGGTCCTGGACAACACGTCCCAGACCTCCGGCAGCCTGTCGTGGTTGCAGGTGGACCTGAAGGACAAGAAGGAGAAGGTCGAGTTCTACACGCTGACGTCGGGCAAGGGCTCCGGCGACCCGTCGTCGTGGGTGCTGAAGGGCTCGTACGACGGCAAGTCCTGGTCCACGGTGGACGAGCGCACTGGGGTGGTGTTCGCCCACCGGCAGCAGACGCGGGCGTTCAAGATCGCTCGGGCCGGGCACTACCAGTACTACCGGCTCGAGTTCCCGGGCGCGGTGACGGTCGCCGAGGTCGAGCTGCTGGCCAAGCCGTTCGTTACCTGCACGTCCACGATCACCGGCGAGCACGCCGGGCCGCTGCGGGTCGAGGGTGCGGTGTGCGTCGACGGCGGTTCGGTCACCGGCCCGGTGACGGTGGCCGCGGGTGCGTCGCTGTACGTGTTCGGCGGTCGGTTGGAAGGTCCGCTGACGGCGTCCGGGGCGGCTTCCGTGGTGCTGGTGGAGGCCACGGTGGGCGGCCCGGTGAGCGTGACCGGCGCTACCGGTGAGGTGTCACTGGAGCGGACGTCGGTCGGCGGCCCGGTCAACCTGGTCGGCAACCGCGGCGGCACGGTGGTCGCCGGCAACACCGTCGGCGGACCGCTGTCCTGCGGGACCAGCACCCCGCCCCCGGTCGACAACGGCTGGCCGAACGACGTACGAGGCCCGAAGTCCGGCCAGTGCTCCGCGTTCTAG
- a CDS encoding cation diffusion facilitator family transporter: MGHGHGHGAVSAGAQHLGRLWVAFGVGAAFMVVEFGVGIATQSLALISDAAHMLTDVLGVGMALAAILLARRAKVAGSRTFGMYRAEVLAALANAVLLFGVAGYVVVEAVGRFGDPPEVPGLPVVLAAAAGLAANLVSFFMLRDGAKDSINVRGAYLEVLADLIGSVGVLVSGAVTLLFGWRYADPIMGVAIGLFVLPRTWKLAAGALRILFQHAPERVDVAAMQTDLGGLPGVEEAHDLHVWTLTSGMEVASAHLTTCRDADPTQVLQAAQALLADRYHIEHATLQVEPGDSAQRCREISW, encoded by the coding sequence ATGGGTCACGGGCACGGGCACGGGGCGGTGAGTGCTGGGGCGCAGCACCTTGGGAGGTTGTGGGTCGCGTTTGGTGTCGGCGCGGCGTTCATGGTGGTCGAGTTCGGTGTTGGCATCGCCACGCAATCGCTTGCGCTGATCTCCGATGCCGCCCACATGCTCACCGACGTCCTGGGTGTCGGGATGGCACTGGCGGCGATCCTGCTCGCCCGGCGGGCGAAGGTGGCCGGCAGTCGCACGTTCGGGATGTACCGGGCTGAGGTGTTGGCGGCGTTGGCCAACGCTGTGTTGCTGTTCGGGGTCGCCGGGTACGTGGTGGTCGAGGCCGTCGGGCGGTTCGGGGACCCGCCGGAGGTGCCCGGGTTGCCGGTGGTGCTTGCGGCGGCTGCCGGGTTGGCGGCGAACCTCGTCTCGTTCTTCATGCTGCGTGACGGCGCCAAGGACAGCATCAACGTGAGGGGCGCCTACCTGGAGGTGTTGGCCGACCTCATCGGGTCGGTCGGGGTGCTCGTCAGTGGCGCGGTGACCCTCCTCTTCGGGTGGCGGTACGCGGACCCGATCATGGGTGTCGCGATCGGGCTCTTCGTGCTCCCCCGGACGTGGAAGCTGGCCGCGGGGGCGCTGCGGATCCTGTTCCAGCACGCGCCCGAACGGGTCGACGTCGCCGCCATGCAGACCGACCTGGGGGGCCTCCCCGGTGTCGAGGAGGCCCACGACCTGCACGTCTGGACGCTCACCTCCGGCATGGAGGTCGCCTCCGCCCACCTCACGACCTGCCGCGACGCCGACCCGACCCAGGTGCTCCAGGCCGCCCAGGCGCTGCTGGCCGACCGGTACCACATCGAGCACGCCACGCTCCAGGTCGAACCAGGAGACTCCGCGCAGCGGTGCCGCGAAATCTCCTGGTGA